In Deinococcus betulae, one DNA window encodes the following:
- a CDS encoding ABC transporter permease, which yields MTPTDLWRLAWRGLTRRRVRTFLTALGITVAVASMVIFLSLGEGIRKVFVTELGGIGPDIQVSLTPLSQGLAMHPNLPQKTVQDLQALAPDLGIQTVTPVIMAVRGSLDPTQSAVLYGLPAENGGIGAVFPNSKVAQGRTLQASDNPAGAAVVGAKAAKNLNLGLGSRLNLNRRSSVKVVGVLAPESGLVDNFIFLPLATLQASEGAQDRVSLVAVKLNNPREARDVAGRISERLNLEAATQSDFLSFVERALRISDAVRFGISLIALVVGGLAVANTVMMGVFERTREFATLRAIGARPSFVRALVLTESLLLSLVGGVCGVLLGLLGIAGVNLYTQDLAGIDAAALTPRLTLLALGISFLLGLLSGLLPARSASRLNITEALGRV from the coding sequence ATGACCCCAACTGACCTGTGGCGACTGGCCTGGCGCGGCCTGACCCGGCGCCGGGTGCGCACGTTTCTGACCGCCCTGGGTATCACGGTGGCGGTGGCCAGCATGGTCATCTTTCTGTCGCTGGGCGAGGGCATCCGCAAAGTGTTTGTCACCGAATTGGGCGGCATTGGCCCGGACATCCAGGTCAGTCTGACGCCGCTGTCGCAGGGCCTGGCCATGCACCCCAACCTGCCGCAAAAGACCGTGCAGGACCTGCAGGCGCTGGCCCCGGACCTGGGTATCCAGACAGTTACGCCAGTCATCATGGCGGTGCGCGGCAGCCTGGACCCCACGCAAAGCGCCGTGCTGTACGGCTTGCCGGCCGAGAATGGCGGCATTGGCGCGGTGTTCCCCAACTCGAAGGTTGCGCAGGGCCGCACGCTGCAGGCGAGCGACAACCCGGCCGGCGCGGCGGTGGTGGGGGCCAAAGCCGCCAAGAATCTGAACCTGGGGCTGGGCAGCCGCCTGAACCTCAACCGCCGCTCCAGCGTCAAGGTGGTGGGCGTGTTGGCCCCCGAATCTGGACTGGTGGACAACTTCATTTTCCTGCCGCTGGCCACGTTGCAGGCCAGCGAGGGCGCACAGGACCGCGTGTCGCTGGTGGCCGTCAAGCTGAACAACCCGCGTGAGGCCCGCGACGTGGCCGGCCGCATCTCCGAGCGGCTGAACCTGGAGGCCGCCACGCAATCGGATTTCCTCAGTTTTGTCGAGCGGGCGCTCAGGATCAGCGACGCCGTGCGCTTCGGCATCTCGCTGATTGCGCTGGTGGTGGGCGGCTTGGCGGTGGCCAACACCGTCATGATGGGCGTGTTCGAGCGCACCCGCGAGTTCGCCACCCTGCGGGCCATCGGCGCCCGGCCGTCGTTTGTGCGCGCGCTGGTGCTGACCGAATCACTGCTGCTGTCGCTGGTGGGTGGGGTCTGCGGCGTTCTGCTGGGCTTGCTGGGCATTGCGGGCGTCAACTTGTACACGCAGGACCTCGCCGGCATTGACGCGGCGGCCCTGACCCCGCGCCTTACGCTGTTGGCGCTGGGCATTTCCTTCCTGCTGGGCCTGCTCTCGGGGCTGTTGCCCGCGCGCAGTGCCAGCCGCCTGAACATCACCGAAGCTCTGGGGAGGGTCTGA
- a CDS encoding ABC transporter ATP-binding protein: MTANFPTLSVQNLSRVYPSGDGQVQALAPFSHTFAPGLTAVVGPSGSGKSTLLNLLAGFETPTTGQVEVGGTNLTTLGEAARADFRLAHYGFVFQNHNLVGILSALENVEFPLALAGHPPKERRARARELLALVGLEGRASHLPGQLSGGEAQRVAIARALAGNPSVLLADEPTGNLDTRTGERVLALLQEAASAGRTVVLITHDRDVAAQANHHLNVRDGVVSLGEQGSLVR, from the coding sequence ATGACCGCCAATTTTCCAACCCTTAGCGTGCAGAACCTCTCGCGTGTCTATCCCAGTGGCGACGGCCAGGTGCAGGCGCTGGCGCCCTTCAGCCATACCTTTGCCCCTGGGCTCACGGCAGTGGTGGGGCCGTCAGGCAGCGGCAAAAGCACCTTGCTGAATTTGCTGGCGGGCTTCGAGACCCCCACCACAGGGCAGGTGGAGGTAGGCGGCACCAACCTGACCACGCTGGGGGAGGCCGCGCGCGCTGACTTCCGGCTGGCGCACTACGGCTTCGTGTTTCAGAACCACAACCTGGTGGGCATTCTCAGTGCGCTGGAGAACGTGGAGTTTCCGCTGGCTCTGGCGGGCCACCCGCCCAAAGAGCGCCGTGCCCGCGCCCGCGAACTGCTGGCGCTGGTGGGGTTAGAAGGCCGCGCGTCGCACCTGCCGGGGCAGCTGTCGGGCGGCGAGGCGCAGCGGGTGGCCATTGCCCGCGCCCTGGCCGGCAACCCCAGCGTGCTGCTGGCCGACGAACCTACGGGCAACCTCGACACCCGCACCGGCGAGCGGGTGCTGGCCCTGCTGCAAGAAGCGGCCAGCGCAGGCCGCACGGTGGTGCTGATCACCCATGACCGCGATGTGGCCGCCCAGGCGAATCATCACCTGAACGTGCGCGACGGCGTGGTGAGTCTGGGAGAGCAGGGGAGCCTGGTGCGCTGA